One Triticum dicoccoides isolate Atlit2015 ecotype Zavitan chromosome 4B, WEW_v2.0, whole genome shotgun sequence genomic window carries:
- the LOC119293448 gene encoding TPD1 protein homolog 1B-like, protein MACFRVRSSAAALVVVTMLLLQACGEASSLPRPPRNQMRKMLGVNASSMSSNGGGGHSAEPLELEECSKDLLEVSQFNAPSMAGGMPTYSVEFTNTCIDCAVCDVHVACGDFASNDVIDPDKFRRLAFNDCLVNGGGTIEPSFPVSFQYGNSFPYPMTVASASCDCN, encoded by the exons ATGGCGTGTTTTCGTGTTCGTTCAAGCGCTGCGGCTTTGGTCGTCGTCACCATGCTCCTGCTCCAAGCTTGCGGTGAAG CATCTTCCTTGCCGCGGCCGCCTCGGAATCAGATGCGCAAGATGCTCGGCGTCAATGCATCCTCCATGTCATCGAACGGCGGCGGAGGTCACTCGGCGGAGCCGTTGGAGCTGGAGGAGTGCTCcaaggacctcctggaggtctcccAGTTCAACGCGCCGAGCATGGCCGGCGGCATGCCGACCTACAGCGTGGAGTTCACCAACACCTGCATCGACTGCGCCGTGTGCGACGTCCACGTCGCATGCGGCGACTTCGCCTCAAATGATGTCATCGACCCTGACAAGTTCCGCCGCCTCGCCTTCAACGACTGCCTCGTCAATGGCGGCGGGACCATCGAGCCCAGCTTCCCTGTGTCGTTTCAGTACGGCAACTCCTTTCCCTACCCGATGACAGTGGCGTCCGCCTCCTGTGACTGTAACTAG